A stretch of the Amycolatopsis sp. BJA-103 genome encodes the following:
- a CDS encoding helix-turn-helix domain-containing protein: MVAATEPGKTTLAEKIDKLFQIVLRPDREPYSHEEVAKACREATGESFSTTYLWQLRTGRRDNPTKRHLEALAQFFGVSPAYFFDDEQSAKIAEELALLGALRDAGVRDVALRAVTLSPDGLDTISDMIDAIARRESGRGGTKREA; encoded by the coding sequence ATGGTGGCCGCGACCGAGCCCGGCAAGACGACGCTCGCCGAAAAGATCGACAAGCTGTTCCAGATCGTGCTGAGACCCGATCGTGAGCCGTACAGCCATGAGGAGGTCGCCAAGGCCTGTCGAGAGGCCACCGGCGAGAGTTTCTCGACGACGTACCTGTGGCAGTTGCGCACCGGTCGTCGCGACAACCCCACGAAACGGCACCTCGAGGCGCTGGCCCAGTTCTTCGGTGTCTCACCGGCGTACTTCTTCGACGACGAGCAGAGCGCCAAGATCGCCGAGGAGCTCGCCCTTCTGGGAGCCCTCCGCGATGCCGGTGTCCGGGACGTCGCGTTGCGGGCCGTAACGCTTTCACCCGATGGACTCGACACCATCAGCGACATGATCGACGCGATCGCCCGCAGGGAATCCGGACGGGGCGGCACGAAGAGGGAGGCGTGA
- the mutM gene encoding bifunctional DNA-formamidopyrimidine glycosylase/DNA-(apurinic or apyrimidinic site) lyase, giving the protein MPELPEVEVVRAGLEAHASGRTITEVEVLHARAIRRHELGAEDFSGRLSGIKITAARRRGKYLWLDLSDGQAMLAHLGMSGQMLVQPEEAPDEKHLRVRFRFADNGPELRFVDQRTFGGLALAELTEVDGTALPSTIAHIARDPMDPRFDLDQAIRALRSRRTEIKRALLDQTLISGIGNIYADEALWRSKLHWARPTDKLTAAHGRTVLTAATEVMAAALVAGGTSFDALYVNINGESGYFDRSLDAYGQEGLPCGRCGTPIRRDPFMNRSSFSCPRCQPRPRVR; this is encoded by the coding sequence ATGCCCGAACTCCCCGAGGTCGAGGTGGTCCGTGCCGGGCTGGAGGCGCATGCCTCCGGCCGGACGATCACCGAGGTCGAAGTCCTCCACGCCCGCGCGATCCGTCGCCACGAACTCGGCGCGGAGGACTTCAGCGGACGGCTCTCCGGTATCAAGATCACCGCCGCGCGCCGTCGCGGCAAATATCTATGGCTGGATCTGTCCGACGGGCAGGCCATGCTCGCCCACCTCGGCATGAGCGGCCAGATGCTCGTCCAGCCTGAAGAGGCCCCGGACGAGAAGCACCTTCGGGTGCGATTCCGCTTCGCCGACAACGGGCCGGAGTTGCGCTTCGTCGACCAGCGGACCTTCGGCGGTCTCGCGCTCGCCGAACTCACCGAGGTCGACGGGACGGCGTTGCCGAGCACCATCGCGCATATCGCCCGCGACCCGATGGACCCGCGTTTCGACCTCGACCAGGCCATCCGCGCGCTGCGGTCGAGGCGGACAGAGATCAAACGCGCCCTGCTCGACCAGACCCTCATCTCCGGCATCGGCAACATCTACGCCGACGAAGCACTCTGGCGGTCCAAACTCCACTGGGCCCGCCCGACCGACAAACTCACCGCGGCCCACGGCCGCACCGTGCTCACCGCCGCCACCGAGGTGATGGCCGCCGCGCTCGTCGCGGGCGGGACGTCGTTCGACGCGCTCTACGTCAACATCAACGGCGAATCCGGGTATTTCGACCGTTCTCTCGACGCCTACGGTCAGGAAGGTCTGCCGTGCGGCCGATGTGGGACGCCGATCCGCCGGGACCCCTTCATGAACCGTTCGTCCTTCTCGTGCCCGCGATGTCAGCCACGCCCTCGCGTGAGGTGA